A part of Streptomyces sp. DSM 40750 genomic DNA contains:
- a CDS encoding extracellular solute-binding protein: MHTHAGAPLSRRRFLALSGAGVAAGATALSGCALPVSSGVGGSGETVTVMVNSGDILPEQVQQAKKDLGIKIVLVKYDITKLIAMLTSGNPPDLVRGVGAVDSPFFAARGVAEELDPYFARSSVLKPDDLDPVNDLWRYDGRNQGKGPRYGMAKDFSQDSMYWYNASAFDKGGVGYPPETEPVTFEEWLESAKRLAQRKNGQTTVFGGSFGGLTRSTLLTTLTASAGGSLFNDDFSRVDFTAPEARKALTWYIDYCKTKVGPSLIQPDPNGWDGPTYQAGRLAMSNSGYWMGGMIYPDKKLAEASRLAPAPVFAGGERISACQGGTGLWMPRGAKNKDAAWRVFEWFFGEEPAKARAGGGWGIPTLKSLRSLMPAQEDYHRRVLKVQENELKHFSVVSFTPYTRADALDALFNQIAPAAMNGQISVDTLAGRLNSAINEQLKRGKEQVG, encoded by the coding sequence ATGCACACCCATGCCGGTGCTCCCCTGAGCCGCCGCCGCTTCCTGGCCCTCTCCGGGGCCGGTGTCGCGGCCGGTGCCACCGCGCTGAGCGGCTGCGCGCTGCCGGTCTCCAGCGGGGTCGGCGGCTCGGGCGAGACCGTCACCGTGATGGTCAATTCCGGCGACATCCTCCCGGAGCAGGTTCAGCAGGCCAAGAAGGACCTCGGTATCAAGATCGTCCTGGTGAAGTACGACATCACCAAGCTGATCGCGATGCTCACCAGCGGCAACCCGCCCGACCTGGTGCGCGGCGTCGGTGCCGTGGACTCGCCGTTCTTCGCGGCGCGGGGCGTGGCCGAGGAGCTGGACCCCTACTTCGCCCGGAGCAGCGTCCTCAAGCCGGACGACCTGGACCCCGTCAACGACCTGTGGCGGTACGACGGCCGAAACCAGGGCAAGGGCCCGCGCTACGGCATGGCGAAGGACTTCTCCCAGGACTCCATGTACTGGTACAACGCCTCGGCCTTCGACAAGGGCGGTGTCGGCTACCCGCCGGAGACCGAGCCGGTCACGTTCGAGGAGTGGCTGGAGAGCGCCAAGCGCCTCGCGCAGCGCAAGAACGGCCAGACCACCGTCTTCGGCGGCAGCTTCGGCGGCCTCACCCGGTCCACGCTCCTGACGACCCTGACGGCGTCCGCCGGCGGCAGCCTCTTCAACGACGACTTCTCCCGGGTCGACTTCACCGCCCCCGAGGCCCGCAAGGCCCTGACCTGGTACATCGACTACTGCAAGACCAAGGTGGGGCCGAGCCTCATCCAGCCCGACCCCAACGGCTGGGACGGGCCCACGTACCAGGCCGGGCGGCTGGCCATGTCGAACTCCGGCTACTGGATGGGCGGCATGATCTACCCCGACAAGAAGCTCGCGGAGGCCTCCCGCCTGGCGCCCGCCCCCGTCTTCGCGGGCGGCGAGCGGATCAGCGCCTGCCAGGGCGGCACCGGCCTGTGGATGCCGCGCGGGGCGAAGAACAAGGACGCCGCATGGCGGGTCTTCGAGTGGTTCTTCGGCGAGGAGCCGGCCAAGGCGCGCGCCGGCGGGGGCTGGGGCATCCCCACCCTGAAGTCGCTGCGTTCGCTGATGCCCGCCCAGGAGGACTACCACCGACGCGTGCTGAAGGTGCAGGAGAACGAGCTGAAGCACTTCTCGGTGGTCTCCTTCACCCCCTACACCCGGGCGGACGCGCTCGACGCCCTCTTCAACCAGATCGCCCCGGCCGCGATGAACGGCCAGATCTCCGTCGACACCCTCGCCGGGCGCCTGAACTCGGCCATCAACGAGCAGCTCAAGCGCGGTAAGGAGCAAGTGGGATGA
- a CDS encoding NAD(+) synthase — protein MNFSSIYQHGFARIAACTGHAAIADPPANAEAVLRQGRRVAEEGVAVAVFPELCLSGYSIEDLLLQDALLDEVEAALRTVVAGSADLLPVLVLGAPLRHRHRVYNCAVVVHRGRILGVAPKSYLPNYREFYEKRQIAPGDDERGGTIRVGGADVPFGTDLLFAAEDLSGLVLHAEICEDMWVPVPPSAEAALAGATVLLNLSGSPITVGRAEDRRLLCRSASSRCLAAYVYAAAGLGESTTDLSWDGQTMIYENGVLLAETGRFPQDDQYAVADIDLDLLRQERTRMGTFDDNRRTHAARTGGYRHVSFRLDAPATDLGLRRPVERFPFVPADPARLAQDCYEAYNIQVAGLQQRLAAIGGPKIVIGVSGGLDSTHALIVAARAMDRAGRPRSDILAFTLPGFATGEHTKGNAHKLMRSLGVTAAELDITPTARLMLKEMGHPFSSGEPVYDITFENVQAGLRTDYLFRLANQRGGIVLGTGDLSELALGWCTYGVGDQMSHYNVNSGVPKTLIQHLIRWVISSGQFDEDTNETLAAILDTEISPELVPGEELQSTESKIGPYALHDFTLFHVLRYGFRPSKIGFLAWHAWRDRDAGAWPPGFPEAERTAYELPEIWHWLDYFCRRFFAFAQFKRSAMPNGPKVLAGGSLSPRGDWRAPSDSSAAAWLRDLARWDLPDTGE, from the coding sequence GTGAACTTCTCGTCGATCTATCAGCACGGCTTCGCGCGGATCGCCGCGTGCACCGGTCACGCGGCCATCGCCGACCCACCGGCCAACGCGGAGGCGGTGCTGCGGCAGGGCCGCCGCGTCGCCGAGGAGGGGGTCGCCGTCGCCGTGTTCCCCGAACTGTGCCTGTCCGGCTACTCGATCGAGGATCTGCTGCTGCAGGACGCGTTGCTCGACGAGGTCGAGGCGGCGCTCCGGACGGTGGTGGCCGGATCGGCGGACCTGCTGCCGGTGCTCGTCCTCGGCGCCCCACTGCGCCATCGCCACCGCGTCTACAACTGCGCGGTGGTCGTGCACCGCGGGCGGATCCTCGGTGTCGCGCCCAAGTCCTACCTGCCGAACTACCGCGAGTTCTACGAGAAGCGGCAGATCGCACCGGGCGACGACGAGCGCGGCGGCACGATCCGCGTCGGCGGGGCGGACGTGCCGTTCGGCACGGACCTGCTCTTCGCGGCGGAGGACCTCTCCGGTCTGGTGCTGCACGCGGAGATCTGCGAGGACATGTGGGTGCCGGTGCCCCCGAGCGCCGAGGCGGCGCTGGCCGGGGCGACCGTTCTCCTCAACCTCTCGGGCAGCCCGATCACGGTCGGGCGGGCCGAGGACCGGCGGCTGCTGTGTCGCTCGGCGTCCTCGCGCTGCCTCGCCGCCTACGTCTACGCGGCGGCCGGCCTCGGCGAGTCGACCACCGACCTGTCCTGGGACGGCCAGACCATGATCTACGAGAACGGGGTCCTGCTGGCCGAGACCGGTCGTTTCCCGCAGGACGACCAGTACGCGGTGGCCGACATCGACCTCGACCTGCTGCGGCAGGAACGCACGCGGATGGGCACGTTCGACGACAACCGCCGTACCCACGCCGCGCGGACCGGCGGCTACCGGCACGTCTCGTTCCGGCTCGACGCGCCCGCCACCGACCTCGGCCTGCGGCGCCCGGTCGAGCGGTTCCCGTTCGTGCCGGCCGACCCCGCCCGCCTCGCCCAGGACTGTTACGAGGCCTACAACATCCAGGTCGCGGGCCTCCAACAGCGCTTGGCGGCGATCGGCGGCCCCAAGATCGTCATCGGGGTGTCGGGCGGCCTGGACTCCACACACGCGCTGATCGTCGCCGCCCGGGCCATGGACCGCGCGGGCCGCCCCCGCAGCGACATCCTCGCCTTCACCCTGCCCGGCTTCGCGACCGGCGAGCACACCAAGGGCAACGCCCACAAGCTGATGCGTTCCCTCGGCGTCACGGCGGCCGAACTGGACATCACCCCGACCGCCCGGCTCATGCTCAAGGAGATGGGCCACCCGTTCTCGTCCGGCGAGCCGGTGTATGACATCACCTTCGAGAACGTGCAGGCGGGGCTGCGTACCGACTACCTGTTCCGGCTGGCCAACCAGCGCGGCGGCATCGTGCTCGGCACGGGTGACCTGTCCGAACTGGCGCTCGGCTGGTGCACGTACGGCGTCGGCGACCAGATGAGCCACTACAACGTCAACTCCGGCGTACCGAAGACGCTCATCCAGCATCTGATCCGCTGGGTCATCAGCAGCGGCCAGTTCGACGAGGACACCAACGAGACGCTGGCCGCGATCCTCGACACGGAGATCAGCCCGGAGCTCGTGCCCGGGGAGGAGCTGCAGTCCACCGAGTCCAAGATCGGCCCGTACGCGCTGCACGACTTCACCCTGTTCCACGTGCTGCGCTACGGCTTCCGGCCCTCGAAGATCGGTTTTCTGGCCTGGCACGCCTGGCGGGACCGGGACGCGGGCGCGTGGCCGCCGGGGTTCCCCGAGGCCGAGCGGACGGCGTACGAGCTGCCGGAGATCTGGCACTGGCTGGACTATTTCTGTCGGCGTTTCTTCGCTTTCGCGCAGTTCAAGCGCTCCGCCATGCCGAACGGGCCGAAGGTCCTGGCCGGCGGTTCCCTGTCGCCGCGCGGCGACTGGCGTGCACCGTCCGACAGTTCGGCGGCGGCCTGGCTGCGAGACCTGGCCCGCTGGGATCTGCCGGACACCGGGGAGTAA
- a CDS encoding hydroxyacid dehydrogenase translates to MPSAQPPRAVFAMDPVHLPLLFPPPLMARLRQVAEIDPELVVRDFADPAAAPVLAGAEVLITGWGCPHLDADVLAAAPRLRTVLHAAGSVRALVGEALWQGGVTVSSAVAGNALPVAEYTLAMILLAGKDTFDHRERFRQTHTYPSPAETAAIGNVGRRVGVIGASRVGRRLLELLQPFDFAVSLYDPYVDTAGAAALGAEPMALDDLLRTSDIVSLHAPDIPETYRMLDRGRLALIRDGGVLINTSRGALIDPDALAVELLSGRLNAILDVTEPEPLPAGSPLYDLPNVFLTPHIAGSLGNELERLGRTVVEELERLVAGLPPAHQVQHTDLARVA, encoded by the coding sequence ATGCCCAGCGCCCAGCCGCCGCGAGCCGTGTTCGCCATGGATCCGGTGCACCTCCCCCTGCTCTTCCCGCCGCCGCTCATGGCCCGGCTGCGGCAGGTGGCCGAGATCGACCCGGAGCTCGTCGTGCGGGACTTCGCCGACCCCGCCGCCGCCCCGGTGCTGGCCGGGGCCGAGGTGCTGATCACCGGCTGGGGCTGCCCGCACCTCGACGCGGACGTCCTCGCGGCGGCGCCCCGGCTGCGTACCGTCCTGCACGCCGCGGGCTCGGTCCGGGCGCTGGTCGGCGAGGCCCTGTGGCAGGGCGGGGTCACCGTCTCCAGCGCGGTGGCCGGCAACGCGCTGCCGGTCGCCGAGTACACGCTCGCGATGATCCTCCTGGCCGGCAAGGACACCTTCGACCACCGCGAGCGCTTCCGGCAGACGCACACCTACCCCTCCCCCGCCGAGACCGCGGCCATCGGCAACGTCGGCCGCCGGGTGGGCGTCATCGGAGCCTCGCGAGTGGGCCGCCGACTCCTTGAACTGCTCCAGCCGTTCGACTTCGCCGTCTCGCTGTACGACCCCTACGTCGACACGGCCGGGGCCGCCGCGCTGGGCGCCGAACCGATGGCCCTGGACGACCTGTTGCGCACCAGCGACATCGTCAGCCTGCACGCCCCCGACATCCCCGAGACCTACCGCATGCTCGACCGCGGCAGACTCGCCCTGATCAGGGACGGCGGCGTCCTCATCAACACCTCCCGCGGCGCCCTCATCGACCCGGACGCGCTCGCCGTCGAACTGCTCTCCGGCCGGCTGAACGCGATCCTGGACGTCACCGAGCCCGAGCCGCTGCCCGCCGGGTCCCCGCTCTACGACCTCCCCAACGTCTTCCTCACCCCGCACATCGCGGGCTCGCTCGGCAACGAGCTGGAGCGCCTCGGCCGCACCGTCGTCGAGGAGCTGGAACGCCTGGTCGCGGGCCTGCCACCGGCCCACCAGGTCCAGCACACGGACCTGGCCCGGGTCGCCTGA
- a CDS encoding Lrp/AsnC family transcriptional regulator: protein MGTDNGIVDAIDRALIAELQRDATQAYAALGKAVGLSAGAAHDRVRKLRERGVIRQTTIDVDPVALGRGVLAFVMVDSSVWMGDASASFAALPEIQEAHLIAGTASVLVKVRSATTERLQDVLRRLYAIEGVSGARTTVVLETFFERPVHTS from the coding sequence ATGGGGACGGACAACGGGATCGTCGACGCCATCGACAGGGCGTTGATCGCGGAGCTTCAGCGCGACGCCACACAGGCCTACGCGGCGCTCGGCAAGGCGGTCGGTCTGTCGGCCGGCGCGGCTCACGACCGCGTACGGAAGCTCCGTGAGCGCGGCGTCATCCGCCAGACGACCATCGATGTCGACCCGGTCGCCCTCGGGCGGGGCGTGCTCGCCTTCGTCATGGTCGACTCGTCGGTCTGGATGGGGGACGCGTCCGCCTCCTTCGCCGCCCTACCCGAGATTCAGGAAGCCCACCTCATCGCGGGCACCGCCTCCGTCCTCGTCAAGGTGCGCTCGGCCACCACGGAGCGGTTGCAGGACGTCCTGCGGCGGCTCTACGCGATCGAGGGCGTGAGCGGGGCCCGGACGACGGTGGTACTGGAGACGTTCTTCGAAAGGCCGGTCCACACCTCGTGA
- a CDS encoding LacI family DNA-binding transcriptional regulator, giving the protein MSQRKASGDSGRATIRDVAQRAGVSVASVSRVLSGNYPVSDELRRRVMKVVRDLDYVTNAHARSLAGGGTPTVAILINNITGAAFTHVAKGVESAASLRGWLTLVGTTGDDPERELALVNLMRQQGVTAVILLGGAYDYDEYQLRMARFARSLDAADSHLVLVGRPPLEGEVPATTVDYDNEGGAYAMASHLLSAGHRRVLVLPGHAELTTAQGRLKGAQRAFEAYGVPFDPDMVRHGPYDYEHGYDAVEESLRQGTAFTAVLAGTDVVAAGAAQALRAAGLGVPEDVSVVGYDDIPLASQLTPQLTTVHVPYEEMGRAALRAVADRREGGASRRRGGDGDHLVLGTHVVVRQSVRPPAR; this is encoded by the coding sequence GTGAGTCAACGCAAGGCGTCGGGCGACTCCGGCCGGGCCACCATCCGGGACGTGGCCCAGCGCGCCGGTGTCTCGGTCGCCAGTGTGTCCCGCGTCCTGTCCGGCAACTACCCGGTGTCGGACGAACTCCGCCGCCGGGTGATGAAGGTGGTCCGGGACCTGGACTACGTCACCAACGCCCACGCCCGCTCCCTCGCCGGCGGCGGCACCCCGACGGTCGCCATCCTCATCAACAACATCACCGGCGCCGCCTTCACGCATGTGGCGAAGGGCGTCGAGAGCGCCGCCTCGCTGCGCGGCTGGCTCACGCTGGTCGGCACCACCGGGGACGACCCGGAGCGGGAGCTGGCCCTGGTGAACCTCATGCGCCAGCAGGGCGTGACCGCGGTGATACTGCTCGGCGGGGCGTACGACTACGACGAGTACCAGTTGCGTATGGCCCGTTTCGCCCGCTCCCTGGACGCGGCCGACTCCCACCTCGTGCTGGTGGGCAGGCCGCCGCTGGAGGGCGAGGTCCCGGCGACCACGGTCGACTACGACAACGAGGGCGGCGCCTACGCCATGGCGAGCCATCTGCTGTCCGCCGGGCACCGCCGGGTCCTGGTGCTGCCGGGCCATGCCGAACTCACCACCGCCCAGGGGCGGTTGAAGGGTGCCCAACGGGCCTTCGAGGCGTACGGCGTGCCCTTCGACCCCGACATGGTGCGGCACGGTCCCTACGACTACGAGCACGGGTACGACGCCGTCGAGGAGAGCCTGCGGCAGGGGACGGCCTTCACGGCGGTCCTCGCGGGCACCGACGTGGTCGCCGCGGGTGCCGCCCAGGCCCTGCGCGCGGCGGGCCTCGGCGTCCCCGAGGACGTCTCCGTCGTCGGCTACGACGACATCCCCCTCGCCTCCCAGCTCACTCCCCAGCTCACCACCGTCCACGTCCCCTACGAGGAGATGGGCCGCGCCGCCCTGCGCGCCGTGGCCGACCGCCGCGAGGGCGGCGCGAGCCGCCGCCGGGGCGGGGACGGCGACCATCTGGTGCTGGGCACCCATGTGGTCGTACGGCAGTCCGTGCGGCCGCCCGCCCGATGA